Proteins encoded within one genomic window of Mesobacillus subterraneus:
- a CDS encoding PspC domain-containing protein, with protein MKLTRSRKNRMLAGVLGGMAQSFGMSAALLRILFVILTFSTAFFPMAMIYLVLVFVLPNREGY; from the coding sequence ATGAAATTAACCCGCTCACGTAAAAATCGAATGCTGGCAGGGGTGCTTGGGGGAATGGCCCAGTCATTTGGGATGAGCGCGGCACTGTTACGCATATTGTTTGTAATCTTGACGTTCAGTACGGCATTCTTTCCGATGGCTATGATTTACCTTGTGCTTGTGTTTGTACTGCCAAACAGGGAAGGGTATTAA
- the uvrB gene encoding excinuclease ABC subunit UvrB, giving the protein MKDQFELVSKYSPQGDQPAAIKELVQGIRDNKKHQTLLGATGTGKTFTISNVIKEVNKPTLVIAHNKTLAGQLYSEFKEFFPNNAVEYFVSYYDYYQPEAYVPQTDTFIEKDASINDEIDKLRHSATSSLFERKDVIIIASVSCIYGLGNPDEYRDMVVSLRTGMEIERNKLLHKLVDVQYERNDIDFKRGTFRVRGDVVEIFPVSRDEHCMRVEFFGDEIDRIREVDALTGEIIGERDHVAIFPASHFVTREEKLRIAIDNIEKELEERLEVMRSEEKLLESQRLEQRTRYDLEMMREMGFCSGIENYSRHLTLRPAGATPYTLLDYFPDDFMIVVDESHVTLPQIRGMFNGDQARKQVLVDHGFRLPSAMDNRPLTFAEFEKHVKQAVFVSATPGPYELEHTPDMVQQIIRPTGLLDPTIDVRPIEGQIDDLIAEIQERTKRNERVLVTTLTKKMSEDLTDYLKEIGIKVQYLHSEIKTLERIEIIRELRLGKYDVLIGINLLREGLDIPEVSLVTILDADKEGFLRSERSLIQTIGRAARNSGGHVIMYADRMTDSMEKAISETKRRREIQIEYNEKHGITPQTIQKDIRDVIRATIAAEEQEGYSPAEGLKKLTKKDREQVILNMEKEMKDAAKALNFERAAELRDLILELKAEG; this is encoded by the coding sequence GTGAAGGACCAATTTGAATTAGTCTCGAAGTATTCTCCGCAGGGGGACCAGCCTGCGGCAATCAAAGAGCTTGTGCAGGGAATCCGTGATAACAAGAAGCATCAAACGCTTCTTGGCGCGACAGGAACTGGTAAGACGTTCACGATTTCCAATGTGATCAAGGAAGTGAACAAGCCGACGCTTGTCATCGCTCACAATAAAACCCTGGCCGGCCAGCTGTACAGTGAGTTCAAGGAATTTTTCCCGAACAACGCTGTTGAGTATTTCGTCAGCTACTATGACTATTATCAGCCAGAGGCCTATGTGCCGCAGACGGATACTTTCATTGAGAAGGACGCAAGCATCAATGATGAGATTGACAAGCTGCGCCACTCAGCCACATCGTCGCTATTTGAGCGCAAGGATGTCATCATCATTGCCAGTGTTTCCTGTATCTACGGCCTCGGTAATCCGGATGAATACCGTGACATGGTCGTGTCACTCCGGACCGGCATGGAAATTGAGCGTAATAAGCTTCTTCACAAGCTGGTTGACGTCCAGTATGAACGAAATGATATCGACTTCAAGCGCGGGACGTTCCGTGTTCGCGGTGATGTTGTCGAAATTTTTCCAGTATCTCGTGATGAACACTGTATGAGGGTGGAGTTTTTCGGTGACGAGATTGACCGGATCCGAGAGGTTGATGCGCTGACTGGCGAGATTATCGGCGAACGTGATCATGTTGCGATCTTCCCGGCATCCCACTTCGTAACACGGGAGGAAAAACTGCGGATCGCAATCGATAACATCGAAAAAGAGCTGGAAGAGCGACTGGAAGTAATGCGCTCCGAGGAAAAGCTTCTTGAGTCCCAAAGGCTTGAACAGCGCACAAGGTATGACCTTGAAATGATGCGAGAGATGGGTTTCTGCTCCGGTATCGAGAACTATTCGCGCCATCTGACCTTAAGGCCTGCGGGTGCGACTCCATATACTTTGCTTGATTACTTCCCGGACGACTTTATGATTGTTGTTGATGAGTCGCATGTTACATTGCCGCAAATAAGGGGAATGTTTAATGGTGACCAGGCCCGCAAACAGGTGCTGGTAGACCACGGATTCCGCCTGCCGTCAGCAATGGATAACAGACCGCTGACATTTGCTGAATTCGAGAAGCATGTCAAGCAGGCTGTTTTCGTATCGGCGACTCCAGGACCTTATGAGCTTGAACATACGCCGGATATGGTACAGCAGATCATCCGTCCGACAGGTCTGCTGGATCCGACGATCGATGTTAGGCCAATCGAAGGTCAGATTGACGACCTGATCGCAGAAATCCAGGAGCGGACGAAGCGGAATGAGCGTGTGCTTGTAACGACTCTGACGAAAAAGATGTCTGAGGATCTGACGGATTACCTGAAGGAAATCGGCATCAAAGTCCAATACCTGCACTCAGAGATCAAGACGCTTGAGCGGATTGAGATTATTCGCGAGCTGCGCCTTGGTAAATATGATGTCCTGATTGGAATCAATCTCTTGAGGGAAGGCTTGGATATCCCAGAGGTTTCACTCGTTACGATCCTTGATGCGGATAAGGAAGGATTCCTTCGTTCGGAAAGATCACTGATCCAGACGATTGGACGTGCGGCGAGAAATTCCGGCGGACATGTCATCATGTATGCAGACAGAATGACCGATTCGATGGAAAAAGCGATCAGTGAAACGAAGCGCCGCCGTGAAATCCAGATAGAATACAACGAAAAGCATGGCATCACCCCGCAAACGATCCAGAAGGATATCCGCGACGTGATCCGGGCGACGATTGCTGCCGAGGAGCAGGAAGGTTACAGCCCGGCAGAAGGCCTGAAGAAATTGACCAAGAAAGATCGCGAACAAGTGATTTTAAATATGGAAAAAGAAATGAAGGACGCGGCGAAGGCTCTCAACTTCGAACGGGCAGCCGAGCTGCGTGACCTCATTCTTGAGTTAAAAGCGGAAGGATGA
- a CDS encoding phage holin family protein has product MRWLLGIIINAVLFMALAGYFENEIYLSGFGAALGASFLLSILNVLVKPILILLTLPVTVLSLGLFLFVINAITLMLTDSLMGSSFEISSFGMALLTAIIMSVANLIIQNTFLRDSKD; this is encoded by the coding sequence ATGAGATGGTTGTTAGGAATTATCATTAACGCCGTTCTCTTTATGGCTCTTGCTGGTTATTTCGAAAATGAGATTTATCTATCTGGTTTCGGCGCTGCTTTGGGAGCCAGTTTCCTTCTCTCGATATTGAATGTTCTCGTTAAACCGATCTTGATTCTGCTGACGCTCCCTGTAACGGTGCTCAGTTTGGGACTATTCTTGTTTGTCATCAATGCGATCACACTGATGCTGACGGATAGTTTGATGGGGAGTTCATTTGAGATATCCAGTTTTGGCATGGCACTGCTAACGGCGATCATCATGTCAGTTGCGAACTTGATTATCCAGAACACGTTTTTGCGAGATTCAAAAGACTAG
- a CDS encoding N-acetylmuramoyl-L-alanine amidase: MLDAGHGYNTPGKRSPDGMREYEFNRAVANYAKQLLADYTNVTVYFSHSDQRDVSLKARTDKANNLNVDIFVSIHANAFGSGGWNNVGGIETYVYPSRPPVAYQLAQKIQRNLIISTGLDNRGVKTADFHVLRETKMDAVLVECGFMTNLNEVKLLRSETYRRTVAEGIVKALAEQFKLQRKANAPAAPPPAKSPAANKKDGLYKVQAGAFDDEQNAKDLAERLKKAGFDVYIDKE, from the coding sequence ATGCTAGATGCTGGGCATGGCTATAACACCCCGGGTAAGCGAAGTCCTGATGGTATGAGAGAATATGAGTTTAACAGGGCTGTGGCGAACTATGCAAAACAGCTGCTGGCAGACTATACGAATGTCACAGTGTATTTTTCTCATTCCGATCAGCGAGATGTGTCATTGAAGGCCAGGACAGATAAGGCAAACAACCTGAATGTGGATATATTTGTTTCAATCCATGCCAATGCTTTTGGCAGCGGCGGCTGGAACAATGTCGGCGGTATTGAAACATATGTCTATCCTTCCAGGCCACCTGTGGCTTACCAGTTAGCCCAAAAGATCCAGCGCAATCTTATCATCTCTACGGGTCTCGACAACCGTGGTGTAAAAACTGCCGATTTCCATGTGCTAAGGGAAACGAAAATGGATGCCGTGCTAGTGGAATGCGGATTCATGACGAATCTCAATGAAGTTAAGCTATTGCGCTCTGAAACATATCGCAGAACGGTGGCTGAAGGCATCGTTAAAGCATTGGCAGAGCAATTCAAACTGCAGAGAAAGGCCAATGCCCCTGCTGCTCCTCCACCCGCCAAATCCCCTGCGGCAAACAAGAAAGACGGACTATATAAGGTCCAGGCAGGAGCATTTGATGATGAGCAAAACGCTAAAGACCTGGCTGAGCGTTTAAAGAAAGCCGGCTTTGATGTCTATATTGATAAAGAATAG
- a CDS encoding DUF4097 family beta strand repeat-containing protein, whose translation MKEERKRILKLVEEGKMTVDEALFLIEQMEQGNTQQQANSAYLSTDVKFEEGKKEEFKKEDFNTYKFNSMKDKVLDFVDSAFKKIKDFDLDLNFGQSVDISHIFQQGDAYLNQVDIDMANGSVKVLPWEQKDVRIECSAKVYRVENQDEARRKFLEDAIFTIENQKLRFSVQQKWMKVDAVIHIPKEEYENVRIRLFNGSIEGENLTAKDCRAKTANGKVLLGNFECGKLETETANGQINISRSAIKDLEAETINGAIKADGSFDNVDLQSFNGNVTCTVNNHDCESVEVKATTGSIEVFLPEKTPASGELKSNLGGFTIELDGIQVVEEKSDMVQKNLRFKPADSGQKAVRLHTDTKTGSISVKKLIQ comes from the coding sequence ATGAAGGAAGAACGGAAACGGATTCTCAAGCTTGTTGAAGAAGGAAAAATGACAGTTGATGAAGCTTTATTTTTAATCGAGCAGATGGAGCAGGGAAATACGCAGCAGCAGGCAAACTCTGCGTATCTGTCAACGGATGTAAAGTTTGAAGAAGGAAAGAAAGAAGAGTTCAAAAAGGAAGACTTCAATACTTACAAATTTAACTCTATGAAAGACAAGGTGCTGGATTTTGTCGATTCAGCATTTAAGAAAATTAAGGATTTCGATTTGGATCTTAATTTTGGCCAGTCGGTTGATATCTCTCATATTTTCCAGCAAGGCGATGCGTATCTGAACCAGGTTGATATTGATATGGCGAACGGATCGGTAAAAGTTCTGCCATGGGAACAAAAGGATGTGCGTATCGAGTGCAGCGCAAAAGTATATCGTGTGGAAAACCAGGATGAAGCGCGCAGGAAGTTTTTAGAGGACGCCATCTTCACAATCGAAAATCAGAAGCTCCGTTTTTCAGTCCAGCAGAAGTGGATGAAGGTGGATGCGGTCATCCATATTCCAAAAGAAGAATATGAAAATGTTCGAATCCGTTTGTTTAATGGATCCATCGAAGGTGAAAACTTAACAGCAAAGGATTGCCGGGCAAAGACAGCAAACGGGAAAGTGTTGCTTGGGAATTTTGAGTGCGGCAAGCTGGAAACTGAAACAGCAAATGGGCAAATCAACATCTCCAGAAGCGCAATCAAGGACCTTGAGGCTGAAACGATCAATGGGGCAATCAAGGCTGATGGTTCTTTTGACAACGTCGATCTTCAGTCTTTCAATGGAAACGTGACTTGCACAGTGAATAATCATGATTGCGAAAGTGTGGAAGTGAAGGCGACTACTGGAAGCATCGAAGTCTTCCTGCCAGAGAAAACACCAGCCAGCGGTGAATTGAAATCGAACCTTGGGGGCTTTACGATTGAACTAGATGGCATACAGGTTGTTGAGGAGAAGAGTGACATGGTCCAAAAAAACCTTCGCTTCAAGCCAGCTGATTCAGGCCAAAAAGCTGTCAGACTGCATACGGATACAAAAACGGGCTCGATCTCAGTTAAGAAATTAATCCAATAG
- the nagB gene encoding glucosamine-6-phosphate deaminase yields MKLITTSNYEKLSQQAAEEIISRIKRNPALNLGLATGSTPTGLYQELINDHKQNKTSYKEINTFNLDEYIGISKKDHHSYHYFMCEHLFEHIDIPLEQTHIPDGTAKDLNEECRRYEQFINEHGGINLQILGIGQNGHIGFNEPGTSFDSRTHIIHLADSTRKANSRFFESLEDVPTQAVTMGIASIMDSKEIFLLVSGASKAKALARLMNGDVNEEFPASALKNHGNVTIFADKDATALL; encoded by the coding sequence TTGAAACTGATTACAACTTCAAATTACGAGAAGCTTAGCCAACAAGCTGCAGAGGAAATCATCTCACGAATTAAGAGAAATCCAGCGCTCAACCTCGGACTTGCAACCGGGAGCACACCAACAGGCCTTTATCAGGAACTCATCAACGACCATAAGCAGAACAAGACCTCCTATAAAGAAATCAACACGTTCAATTTGGATGAATATATCGGCATTTCGAAAAAAGACCATCATAGCTATCACTACTTTATGTGTGAACATTTATTCGAGCACATTGACATTCCACTTGAACAGACTCATATTCCAGATGGCACAGCAAAGGATTTGAATGAGGAATGCAGACGCTATGAACAGTTCATTAATGAGCATGGCGGCATCAACCTGCAAATTCTCGGAATTGGTCAGAACGGACATATTGGTTTTAACGAGCCAGGAACATCCTTTGATAGCAGAACGCATATCATACACCTCGCCGATAGCACGCGGAAGGCAAACTCAAGATTTTTCGAATCATTGGAAGACGTTCCTACGCAGGCAGTTACCATGGGGATTGCCTCGATTATGGACAGCAAGGAAATCTTCCTGCTTGTTTCCGGTGCTTCAAAGGCAAAAGCACTCGCACGTTTAATGAATGGCGACGTCAATGAGGAATTCCCTGCCTCGGCTCTCAAAAACCATGGAAATGTCACGATTTTCGCTGATAAAGATGCGACAGCATTGCTCTAA
- the nagA gene encoding N-acetylglucosamine-6-phosphate deacetylase, producing the protein MKDLMLINASVLTEKGIIEKGYIYIKNGKIAETGQASSLPQRQAEVIELHEDSIVVPGFIDVHIHGAGGADTMDATTDALATMASILPDEGTTSFLATTITQEQKAIMRALENAADYISHHNNPGKAEVLGLHLEGPFINETRKGAQPAEHITTPDIELFVRMQEASGNNIRLVTLAPEKENGCELIEYLAENDVIASVGHSDATYVQMAEAVKAGATHVTHLFNGMRGMHHRDPGVAGAALLFDELKIEMIADGIHVVPEMLRLSIRTKGSDGVILITDSMRAKCLKNGSYDLGGQEVSVADGKALLADGTLAGSILKMKDSLKNMMKFAGISLEEAVKLASENPARQLKVFDRKGSIASGKDADLVVLDQNHEVTMAFCRGVASYTR; encoded by the coding sequence ATGAAGGATTTAATGCTGATTAACGCCAGCGTTTTAACGGAAAAGGGCATCATTGAAAAAGGATACATTTATATAAAGAATGGAAAGATTGCCGAAACAGGACAGGCCTCCTCCCTCCCCCAACGTCAGGCGGAGGTCATCGAGCTTCATGAGGACAGCATTGTCGTTCCGGGATTCATCGATGTGCACATCCACGGTGCTGGCGGGGCCGATACGATGGATGCAACCACGGATGCATTGGCGACGATGGCTTCAATCCTGCCAGATGAAGGAACAACAAGCTTCCTGGCAACGACCATCACCCAGGAACAAAAGGCAATCATGAGAGCATTGGAAAATGCTGCTGATTATATCAGTCATCATAACAATCCAGGTAAAGCGGAGGTACTCGGTCTCCATTTGGAAGGACCTTTCATCAACGAAACCCGCAAAGGGGCTCAGCCTGCCGAACACATCACCACACCTGATATTGAGCTTTTTGTGAGAATGCAGGAGGCTTCCGGCAATAACATCAGACTGGTGACGCTTGCTCCGGAAAAAGAAAATGGCTGCGAACTTATTGAATACCTGGCTGAAAATGATGTCATTGCCTCGGTTGGCCATTCGGATGCCACGTACGTGCAGATGGCTGAAGCCGTGAAGGCAGGAGCTACCCATGTGACCCATTTGTTCAATGGCATGCGCGGGATGCACCACCGGGATCCAGGCGTTGCTGGTGCCGCCTTGCTTTTTGATGAATTAAAAATAGAAATGATTGCAGACGGAATCCATGTCGTACCCGAAATGCTTCGTCTTTCGATTCGCACCAAAGGAAGTGATGGTGTCATTTTAATCACCGACTCCATGCGAGCGAAATGCCTTAAAAATGGCAGCTATGATCTCGGCGGGCAGGAAGTCAGTGTTGCCGATGGAAAAGCACTTTTAGCAGATGGCACACTGGCTGGCAGCATTTTAAAAATGAAAGACTCTTTGAAAAACATGATGAAATTCGCAGGCATCAGTCTTGAAGAAGCAGTGAAGCTAGCCTCTGAGAATCCCGCGAGGCAGCTGAAGGTTTTTGACCGGAAAGGAAGCATTGCTTCAGGAAAAGATGCAGACCTCGTTGTCCTTGACCAGAACCATGAGGTTACCATGGCGTTTTGCCGCGGAGTTGCGAGTTACACCCGTTAA
- the murQ gene encoding N-acetylmuramic acid 6-phosphate etherase — protein sequence MEIAKLNTEQQNPKTMNIDLMSTEEIITVINQEDTLVPNVLARQVPNISEVVDRIVSAFKIGGRLIYIGAGTSGRLGIIDASECPPTFGTDPGLVVGIIAGGKEAMTDALEGVEDDKQQGQADLVNINLTADDIVVGIAASGRTPYTIGALEYAKEIGALTVSVVCSKDSEMEKISDHTISAVVGPEVITGSTRMKAGTAQKLVLNMLSTASMIKLGKVYGNLMVDVQMTNEKLHNRAVNIVKMATGASDEEARAAIKEQNYHTKAAILQITTGLKGTEAKELLEKHDGYLRDAIREFYKG from the coding sequence ATGGAAATCGCAAAGCTTAATACAGAACAGCAAAACCCAAAAACAATGAATATCGACTTGATGTCAACAGAGGAAATCATCACCGTCATCAACCAGGAGGACACCCTCGTTCCGAATGTGCTCGCAAGGCAGGTTCCGAACATTTCGGAGGTTGTTGACAGGATTGTCTCTGCCTTTAAAATTGGTGGCCGTCTGATCTATATCGGTGCAGGGACTTCGGGCCGACTCGGAATCATCGATGCTTCCGAATGCCCTCCGACGTTCGGAACCGACCCGGGGCTTGTTGTTGGAATTATTGCAGGCGGCAAGGAAGCGATGACCGATGCGCTTGAGGGTGTCGAGGATGACAAACAGCAAGGTCAGGCTGATCTGGTCAATATCAATCTTACCGCTGATGATATCGTTGTCGGAATCGCTGCCAGCGGGCGCACCCCTTATACAATCGGCGCACTGGAGTATGCAAAGGAAATCGGTGCCCTGACTGTATCCGTCGTTTGCAGCAAGGATTCTGAAATGGAGAAAATCTCCGACCACACCATCTCGGCAGTCGTCGGTCCAGAAGTGATTACCGGTTCCACAAGGATGAAAGCCGGTACTGCCCAGAAGTTGGTTTTGAACATGCTCTCCACCGCTTCAATGATCAAACTCGGCAAAGTGTATGGGAACTTAATGGTGGATGTCCAGATGACAAACGAAAAACTACATAACCGTGCCGTCAATATCGTCAAGATGGCTACCGGAGCCTCTGATGAGGAAGCAAGAGCCGCAATCAAGGAACAAAACTATCATACAAAAGCTGCCATCCTCCAAATTACAACAGGACTTAAGGGTACCGAAGCAAAGGAACTGTTGGAAAAACATGATGGCTACCTGCGGGACGCCATCAGAGAGTTTTACAAAGGATGA
- a CDS encoding CsbA family protein, translating into MVLKYLSALFLPGFMVVFFTRVAYNHILALVLTVALIAASVYKGYTDSFLLIVVDAFSLTVGFYLANRMMKRNKKQS; encoded by the coding sequence TTGGTGCTGAAATATTTGTCCGCACTGTTCCTGCCTGGTTTCATGGTTGTGTTTTTCACCAGGGTTGCCTATAACCACATCCTTGCTCTCGTTTTGACGGTCGCGTTGATTGCGGCTTCTGTTTATAAAGGATACACAGATTCGTTCCTGCTGATTGTCGTCGATGCCTTTTCATTGACCGTGGGCTTCTATCTGGCGAACCGGATGATGAAGCGCAACAAAAAGCAGTCATAA
- a CDS encoding DUF2164 domain-containing protein, whose translation MLKNFQIDDHVKNQMTDEIKRYFLEERGEELGDLAALLILEFIADKLAPHFYNNGIQDAHEFMSQRVEDIFELNK comes from the coding sequence ATGCTAAAGAATTTCCAAATTGATGATCACGTCAAGAATCAAATGACGGATGAAATAAAAAGATATTTCCTTGAGGAACGCGGTGAAGAGCTAGGAGACCTTGCAGCCCTGCTGATCCTTGAATTTATTGCCGACAAGCTAGCTCCTCATTTTTATAACAACGGAATTCAGGATGCCCATGAATTCATGTCACAGAGAGTAGAAGATATTTTCGAATTAAATAAGTGA
- a CDS encoding EAL and HDOD domain-containing protein — protein MKKHGYTIALDDFFVSQWNELTVRILDYIDIIKIDFRATSRRDRQEMIRFLKDRNIHFLAEKVETIEEYLEAKEDGFVYFQGFYFSKPVILNSYDIPSYYHSYFQILKEIESPEPDLEKIKDVIEKDISLSYKLLRLINNPVFRPRNEVSSIKQAIILLGLNEIKKWIYVLAIRGADKGSGGTKEREIIELSLKRGKLGELIGRKVGREVLASKYFLLGMFSLMDSLLHHPMEELLEDLPLSNELKHALMGEKNDEYVMLQFLKDIEHAFHEDVELTFNPTTMPVEELFRLYGEASDWATKVLSEVNI, from the coding sequence TTGAAGAAGCATGGATACACTATTGCGCTTGATGATTTCTTTGTTTCGCAGTGGAACGAATTGACTGTTCGAATTTTAGATTATATAGATATAATCAAAATTGATTTCCGGGCAACGAGCCGAAGAGACAGACAGGAAATGATTCGCTTCCTTAAAGATCGAAATATCCACTTTCTTGCTGAAAAAGTCGAAACGATTGAAGAATATCTAGAGGCCAAAGAAGATGGCTTCGTATACTTCCAGGGCTTTTATTTTAGCAAACCTGTCATCCTGAACAGCTATGATATCCCATCATATTATCATTCATATTTTCAGATTTTAAAAGAGATCGAGAGTCCAGAGCCTGATCTCGAAAAAATTAAAGATGTGATCGAAAAAGATATTTCCCTTTCCTATAAGCTTCTGAGGCTGATCAATAACCCGGTTTTCAGGCCAAGGAATGAGGTTTCCTCCATAAAGCAAGCCATCATTCTATTAGGGCTCAATGAAATCAAAAAGTGGATTTATGTTTTGGCAATCAGGGGAGCCGATAAAGGTTCGGGTGGTACGAAGGAACGGGAAATCATCGAGCTGTCGCTAAAGCGCGGAAAATTAGGCGAATTGATCGGCAGGAAAGTCGGCAGAGAAGTGCTGGCGTCAAAATACTTCCTGCTCGGAATGTTCTCCTTGATGGATTCCTTGCTTCACCATCCGATGGAGGAGCTGCTTGAAGACTTGCCGTTAAGCAATGAGTTGAAACATGCCTTGATGGGTGAAAAGAACGACGAATACGTCATGCTCCAATTTTTAAAAGACATCGAACACGCCTTCCACGAAGATGTGGAGCTGACCTTCAATCCAACCACTATGCCGGTGGAAGAGCTATTCAGGCTCTATGGCGAGGCAAGTGACTGGGCTACCAAGGTTTTAAGTGAAGTGAATATATAA
- a CDS encoding DUF4870 domain-containing protein → MDTKRILSALCYFSVMFAGILFPLVAYFASDDEDVKIHAKKALLSHLIPLIPLPLILVAVIIDMNGGTGDFPVLMFSSAILMVILSFIVLIWNLVKGIKVLNIK, encoded by the coding sequence ATGGATACGAAAAGGATTCTGTCTGCATTGTGCTATTTCAGTGTTATGTTTGCTGGGATTTTGTTTCCTTTGGTTGCTTATTTTGCATCAGATGATGAGGATGTAAAGATTCATGCGAAGAAGGCGCTGTTGTCACACCTGATTCCGTTGATTCCGCTGCCGCTTATTTTAGTTGCTGTGATCATCGATATGAATGGAGGAACGGGAGATTTCCCTGTACTCATGTTCAGCAGCGCTATATTAATGGTCATATTGAGTTTCATCGTATTAATTTGGAACCTGGTTAAAGGAATAAAAGTACTTAATATAAAATGA
- a CDS encoding helix-turn-helix domain-containing protein: MRYAPEDLQMIKDQLGSQSLSIIARRLNRSITAIEVKITRLGLSHTKSSTGMLTAGELAKILKIDRNTVMQWIFNHDLKYHQRVTRSKKKFTFINTDEFWLWAEKNRHKIDFSKLEPDALPPEPYWVAEERKTPRQVTSYKAWTKHEEKLVLEWHCCGKTLAEISYMLGRTRESIRKKLKRLTQ; encoded by the coding sequence ATGAGATACGCACCTGAAGACTTACAGATGATCAAAGACCAGCTTGGCAGCCAATCATTATCTATCATTGCGAGAAGGCTGAATCGCAGTATCACGGCAATCGAAGTGAAGATTACGAGATTAGGACTATCCCATACAAAATCCTCCACAGGAATGCTGACCGCCGGAGAATTGGCAAAAATCCTCAAGATTGACCGTAATACCGTCATGCAATGGATTTTTAACCATGACCTGAAATACCACCAGCGGGTTACCCGCAGCAAAAAGAAATTCACGTTCATCAACACTGATGAATTCTGGTTGTGGGCAGAAAAAAACCGCCATAAAATTGACTTCTCCAAGCTCGAACCTGATGCACTTCCACCTGAACCATATTGGGTAGCAGAAGAGCGTAAAACTCCACGGCAAGTCACGAGTTACAAAGCATGGACCAAGCACGAAGAAAAGCTGGTCCTCGAATGGCACTGCTGCGGAAAAACGCTGGCAGAGATCTCATATATGCTTGGGCGGACGAGAGAGTCCATCCGTAAAAAGCTCAAACGCCTCACTCAATGA
- a CDS encoding GntR family transcriptional regulator, producing the protein MIDKKSPIPIYHQLEEYIKAQIDNGDLQPDEAIPSERVYADMFQISRMTIRQALTNLVNDGYLYRQKGKGTFVNKKKVEQRLQGLTSFTEDMKERGLTPGSRLVSFEIIPSGREIAERLKLSENTPVYEIKRVRLADNVPMALETTYLPANLVKGLTEEIINQSLYKYIEEKLLLTIHEATQQIEASIAKEQELRLLEIEKGSPVLLILRTSHLKDGTPFEFVKSAYRADRYKFVHTMQRG; encoded by the coding sequence ATGATTGATAAAAAATCACCAATACCTATTTACCACCAGCTCGAGGAGTATATAAAAGCCCAAATCGATAATGGCGACCTCCAGCCTGATGAAGCGATCCCCTCCGAACGTGTCTATGCCGATATGTTCCAGATCAGCAGGATGACGATTCGACAGGCATTGACGAATCTTGTGAATGACGGGTATTTGTACCGACAAAAAGGCAAAGGCACGTTCGTGAACAAAAAGAAAGTCGAACAGCGCCTTCAGGGACTGACAAGTTTCACAGAAGATATGAAAGAACGCGGACTTACCCCTGGAAGCAGACTGGTTTCATTTGAAATCATTCCGTCCGGCCGGGAAATAGCCGAGCGCCTCAAGCTCAGTGAAAATACACCAGTATATGAAATCAAACGTGTCAGGCTTGCAGACAATGTACCGATGGCCCTCGAGACCACCTATCTCCCGGCTAATCTCGTCAAAGGATTGACAGAGGAAATCATCAACCAATCACTTTACAAGTATATTGAAGAAAAATTATTGCTTACCATTCACGAAGCCACCCAGCAAATCGAAGCTTCTATCGCAAAGGAACAGGAACTGCGCCTGCTTGAAATCGAAAAAGGCTCCCCTGTCCTGCTGATTCTCAGGACTTCCCATTTAAAGGACGGCACTCCATTCGAATTCGTTAAGTCAGCCTATCGTGCTGACCGTTACAAATTTGTGCACACGATGCAGCGTGGGTGA